atttattataattttaacaGCCAAAATATGCAATGCTCTATATTAGTTTAATACGGTGTGTTCGATTCTCAACTGAATCAAGACTATAAAAGGAAGCAGCCAGTAggaaatcaatcaaacaaatctaataaaaacatgaaagaatATAAGCACCAAAACTAGAATTATTAACAACTATGCCCATAATTAGCAAACACAGTTCACCACTTCTTGAAAAGAATTACTACATCACTCGATAAAAGATGGCACAACCGTAACATGGTACTATTCAACTAGGCATAGTAAATACTCCAGCTATGTCAATTCCCCTCCCCTTCTCTTCCCCCGGGTAAACAGATGGTGCAACCAAGAGACCAGGAGACACAAGAGAGCCATGCTGAATAAGCTTTGAGAAGACATAGACTTTACAGGTGTACCAAGCAAGATTAAGCTTTGTTTGGCCTTGTACAGGTAAGCACCATGCTAAGTGAAGTTTCAGACCTTCACTGTCCATACTAGAAACTTCTCATTGACAGTAATAATACATGATCCAGAAAAAAATCTAGAAGCACAGATCAAAAGCTGCCACGGGAACTACCAtcggggaaaaaaaatccaaaatggaaacaaacaaacaaaaagaaataactTGAGCGAACAGTGAAATGAACAATTCTGACCTAAGAACGAGAAACCAACAGGAGGGGGAAAGCTAAAATACCTAAATTCTCTCACTAGTAACTGAAAAAAGTTACCTGACTTGTGTATCTTTCAGAaccaataaaagtaaaaaaattgcaACGAGGCTGACAGCTATTCCATAGGACGAATGAAAGGTACCAAAAAAATGTAGCATAACGAATGCCACACAAATCTCAGATAAAGGACAAGAAATAATCCGAAAACACTGACCTAAGTGAGGCCACGAACTAAAGGGTAACCCTTTCAGCTGAACTCAATTCCAGGCCTCAAGATGATAGAGCCTCTTGACTCCCTGCTCTGAGATAACAGGAGTTTTAtaagtttttaaaagttttaaaaTTCGATAGCATTTATTGCCCAAATTTTAAGGAAAGTACAGGAAGGAAATGACTTTGGAAACTGCTGCTTGGCTTTTAAGAATGTAACTGAGAGGAAGCAAACTTAAGGATGACAGAAAGTATTAGAAAAGACAACAGAAATAACTAATCATCAATTTAAGAATAGTATTGAGAACTTAGCATCAAAAGTAATGATGATAGCATCTAAACCGTGGCAAGctctaaaaaaaaatcagaatcaaaTTCAACTAATACCAAACATATAGAATTGGCACCCAAACCAAGAAATTGTAATATCTGAATAGTAAAATGAACAATTACGACAAAGGTACCTTTAGGGTACTGCTGAGCACCCATGGTATTCTTGTTTGTGGCTGGTCCAGTTCTCATAGGTCTACTTGAGCAGAAAACACCATTCATTTCAGTCATTGCACGTTGCTGTTCACTTTCATCTCCAAATCGTACAAATCCATACCCCTTAGTCCGTCCAGTGAGCCTATCGATCACAACCTTTGCACCCTTAACAGAGGAATAGCGGCCCCTGAACGTCTCTTGTAACATGTAATCCGTAACATCAGTAGCCAAGTCACCCACAAATATAGTGTGATCAGGGGTATTATCAGACCGCTTCTCACCTCCACCGAAAGATGCCCAGTTCAGCCTGAAATTCTGCTCAACGTTTGGCATGGGGGCACCATTATATGTTTGCAGTACTCTCTCCGCAGCAGCATGATTGATAAACTCTATGAATCCATAACCCTCAATTTGACCAGTTTGCTTATTACGGATAACTTTCACAGAAGAAACCTGCAGGTGCATCGCAGTTCAATAACAGAAAACACCAAAAGGCAAGTCTGATAGTTTATTAACACATAGCTGACGTAAAAATTTTATAACTTGATTAATGGAAGATGGTCTTGATTAATGGAAGATGGCCATTAGCATGATGCAAGAGCAACTCTACAAATTATCTACTACGACTGATTCCAAGGCAAAAAGCGTCATGGTTTGAGCTAGACTCATGCTTTTCCAGTGTAAACGATCATGCTAAATTTTACTGTCTACTTCGTAAGCGAGAAAATCTGTTCCGTAAAAGGTAAATATCCATATTAAGCAAAAGAAAATTTCCTTCACCGAACAAATAATCATATTAAGATATGAACGGTTCATATTATCAATTGTGCAAGAGAAGTGAGCGTGTTAAAACACCGAAAGCAGGATAgatatcaaatcaaatatgCACATCCAACATATGTAATCAAGATGAATCCTTTGCCTATAGTTCTTCATCCTAATCAATTAGCTTGGGTAATCCATCCTTTATTCTCCATTCGTATAATATCAGCAGCTTCAAAAACACCGCAAACaatctctaaaaaaaattcactccATAGAATGTGACAAGGAACAAGCATCAAAAGAACCAAGAGAACAAGAAGATCTCAAACTAAGTTTACTCTAAAACAGGCATGACTAATAAACACCAAAGCAGAAACCAAACAACTACCAATCCGCGCGAAATTTTCCCTCTGTGAAAACGTATTCAAAGtcttaaacatgaaaaaaaggaagaacaTATCTTTATTCAATCAGTTGCAAAATAAATCAGCAAATAAATATGTATGAAATCATATTTAGACTACCTCTCCGGTATGAGAAAAACAGTTGAGCAGAAAGTTCTCGTCCATATAATACTGCAAGTCCCCGATCCAAAGCGTGCGAACCTCATCAGCGCTGGTGGGCTGGCCCTGTTGCTGTTGTGGTTGCTGGGACTGCTGCTGTTGCAGTTGTTGCTGAGGAGGCACAGCCGCATGATGCGGCGGCTGAGGGCCCCACATGTGTGGGGGTTGGGTTTGCGGTGGCATCATCATCATGTAGGGCGCAGGCTGCGGTGCTTGCTGTTGATACTGTTGGCCCATCTGTGGTGGCACCGCACCGGCTCCTGGCTGCTGCATCATGACGGCgacaaagagaaggaaaaaagaaaaccctaatcaCAGATAGCGCGACAGGGAATATGAGATCGGGGCGAGCCGCGAGAGAATTGATTAAAGCTTTGAACTTTTATGGGACACGTAGTCTGTGGCATGGCAGATGTTGAATAGGCTGTCGAGTGGGGTAATGTTTCTCTACAAGCACCGAGATGTAACTTTGTGGACCCATCTTCTTTTTGGGCCGTTGATCCTAATCATCCTACCATCATGTACCGTCAATGAAAAATTTTCCTCTTAGTTACCgtcaaatatatttttccttAAAAAGTTTTACATGGCAGTCAATGCACCAGATCTCTCGCCTTCCTATTCAGTCACTCACTCTGCATTCTGCAACACTCTCCTCTTCGGGGTCTGGATTCTGAGATGGAGCCCTGATTCATCAATACACGAGCAGGTACAGAACACTCTTCGTTTCTTCGAGTACATAAGCGTCTTTTGATATTCTATGTCATTTTTCCAGTTTGTTTGATATGATCCAGCCTCTGTAGCTTTTAAAGGTTATTCTGATTGGATTTCATCGGTATCGATCACATTCACGGAAAAGGGTGTAACCCCCttcttgaattttatttttgacattCAAGTTCTTTGTTTGTGAATgctgtttttgcaattttgattAAGAAACGGATTTTGCCAATACTGTGTACCTGTTGAGGTGAAATTCTCAGTCtcttttgaattttgttattaGATTTATGCAGTAACAAGAAGGGTTTTGCGGCATTTTTAGGTTACTGGTGGTGCTGAATTTTGGAGTTTTAGATCTGATTATAAAGGCCATCATGGATGTGCATTTGAAGAATCTGTTTGGTAGATTCCATGAGCAATTTGGGTGTGGTCCTGGACTTGGTCCTGGATCTGGGACATGCCTAATGAAGGTTGATAGCATTGCTCCTAATTTCATCAAGTCCATGTATAGAGCCGCAGCAGCTCTATATAGGACTGATCCATGGAAAAAGTTACGTCCAGGGCATCT
This genomic window from Tripterygium wilfordii isolate XIE 37 chromosome 9, ASM1340144v1, whole genome shotgun sequence contains:
- the LOC120006160 gene encoding polyadenylate-binding protein RBP45-like, translated to MMQQPGAGAVPPQMGQQYQQQAPQPAPYMMMMPPQTQPPHMWGPQPPHHAAVPPQQQLQQQQSQQPQQQQGQPTSADEVRTLWIGDLQYYMDENFLLNCFSHTGEVSSVKVIRNKQTGQIEGYGFIEFINHAAAERVLQTYNGAPMPNVEQNFRLNWASFGGGEKRSDNTPDHTIFVGDLATDVTDYMLQETFRGRYSSVKGAKVVIDRLTGRTKGYGFVRFGDESEQQRAMTEMNGVFCSSRPMRTGPATNKNTMGAQQYPKGSYQNSQGTPNENDPNNTTIFVGGVDSNVTEDHLRQLFSPYGELVHVKIPPGKRCAFVQFADRSCAEEALRVVNGTQLGGTNIRLSWGRSPANKQTQQDPSQWGSGYYGYAQQGYENYGYGASAAPPDPNMYYGGYSGYGNYQQPQQNQQQQVGYS